In Trifolium pratense cultivar HEN17-A07 linkage group LG7, ARS_RC_1.1, whole genome shotgun sequence, a genomic segment contains:
- the LOC123896120 gene encoding uncharacterized protein LOC123896120 produces the protein MAGEHGNNDNSSVNTLQSAVVEIRRLQTQIAAIEAERTHEKEKAKMISEEEEGESVMDVQPLAQHLWDTQVLEAIKVPHLPTFDGKTDPREHLMAIGTQTAIINAPEHMKCKLLAGTFKDVALRWYMNLPRNSIESYADFHKKFIHQFAGSKHVKVTSTSLFSIRQNHGESLRSFLVRFSEATIKEVNKRAECYIKGEESNAEKRQRDAKEKEYVGRATRAPEHPRPKTGSHQGNTWQRHHGKPYQQPPRREFRNHPADEEFTPLNASKVYVLNEILASGLANLPPKRANNIPLGLNDNAWCAYHRCRGHSTEKCFRLRDLIDELIKSGHLRRFIDDAAQGRVVVPKIPRQEPRDTQGPSKEPPKERISVNTIAGGFSGGGESSLARKRYVRRAISEIYLVRQPQPLDVPDLVFTARDGLEVAPHDDDPLVIQVQILNCDVKRVLIDSGSSADIMYWEAFKAMQLAEEQLQPYAGALVGFSGEQVDVMGYAL, from the exons atggctggagaacacggAAATAACGATAACTCTAGCGTTAACACCTTGCAATCCGCCGTCGTAGAAATACGGCGCTTACAGACCCAGATTGCGGCcatcgaagccgaaagaacacatgagaaagaaaaagcgaAAATGATTTCAGAGGAGGAGGAAGGAGAGAGCGTCATGGACGTACAGCCTCTAGCACAACACTTATGGGACACCCAAGTCTTGGAAGCAATTaaggttcctcaccttcctacctttGACGGAAAAACTGACCCTCGAGAGCATCTGATGGCAATTGGAACACAAActgccataatcaatgctccggaGCATATGAAATGTAAACTACTAGCCGGTACCTTCAAGGATGTAGCCTTacgttggtacatgaaccttccaaggAATTCAATAGAAAGTTATGccgattttcataaaaaattcattcacCAGTTCGCCggatcgaaacacgtgaaagtcacatcaactAGCCTTTTCTCCATTCGCCAAAACCACGGCGAATCGTTGCGCAGTTTTCTAGTCAGATTTAGCGAGGCCACCATCAAg GAGGTAAACAAGAGAGCGGAGTGTTACATaaagggcgaagaaagtaacgccgagaaaaggcaaagagacgCCAAGGAGAAGGAATATGTGGGCCGTGCTACTAGAGCGCCAGAACACCCGCGACCAAAAACGGGAAGTCATCAAGGAAACACGTGGCAAAGGCACCATGGTAAGCCCTACCAACAACCGCCAaggagagagttcaggaatcaCCCTGCCGATGAAGAGTTTACGCCATTGAATGCGTCAAAAGTGTACGTGTTAAACGAAATTCTGGCCAGTGGTTTGGCAAACCTCCCCCCAAAAAGAGCCAACAATATCCCCTTGGGGCTCAACGACAACGCCTGGTGCGCCTACCACAGGTGCAGAGGTCATTCTACGGAAAAGTGCTTCCGCCTAAGAGATTTGATTGACGAACTGATTAAAAGCGGACACCTCCGGAGGTTCATTGACGATGCAGCGCAAGGCCGGGTCGTCGTGCCAAAAATCCCCAGACAAGAGCCACGAGATACTCAGGGGCCAAGTAAAGAGCCTCCAAAGGAGAGGATCTCTGTGAATACAATAGCGGGGGGATTCTCAGGAGGAGGTGAGTCAAGCTTAGCAAGGAAAAGATATGTGCGCCGAGCCATCTCAGAGATATATCTCGTGAGACAACCCCAACCACTCGACGTTCCGGATTTGGTATTCACTGCAAGGGATGGCCTGGAGGTAGCGCCCCATGACGATGACCCTTTAGTAATACAAGTCCAAATCCTCAACTGCGATGTAAAGAGAGTACTGATTGACTCAGGAAGTTCAGCAGATattatgtactgggaagctttcaaggccatgcaattagcgGAGGAGCAATTGCAGCCATATGCGGGAGCTCTAGTTGGGTTTTCCGGAGAACAGGTAGACGTAATGGGCTACGccttgtaa